DNA sequence from the Sulfurimonas sediminis genome:
CCATCTTCACCCTGACCGTAAAGAGTCATGCCTTCAGTTAAATCAATCCCGGCAAACTGTTCTTTTGGAACCTCTTGAGTTGCATCTGCATTATACTCGCCATAGGCATCTGCCGCTTTTACCAAGATGTCAGCTTTGTCACCTGTATTCATATCTTTGATTCCATTTTCAAGTCCTGGAATAATTTGTCCTTTTCCGAACATAAATACCAATGGAGCTCCGCCTTTGTTACTGTCTACGATTTGATCGCCATCACGTACTTCATATTCCATTGATACAATTTGATTGTCTTGAATTGCCATTATTTTACCTTTTATTTTTTTGGGATTTTATCATAATAATCTATATTATTGCTGAAAAGCATATTTTACCCCGTTTAGCCTAAATGTTTCTTAGCCTCTTTTGCTTCTTTTGAATGAGGATATTTTGCAATTACAGCATTGTAAAATGCCTTTGCATGTGCCTTGTCTCCTGTTTTATCCATCGCAATCGCAGTATGTAACAACAGTTTTGGCATATACGAAGCTTTGTCATACAAAGAAGCACTTTTTTTAAAATATGAAATTGCCTGTGCATAATTTTTTCTTTTAAAGTTCATCTCGCCTATCATATAATGTGCATAGGCCGGCTTGTATTTTCTTTTGATGAGTTCTTTATAGTTTTGAATCGCTTTTGTATAGTATCTTTTGTCAAAATTTGCTTTTGCCTGGTTGTATAACTGTGCACTGCTTATTTTTCTCGGTTTCACACTTTTTTTTCTAGACTGCATCTCTTTTGCAATCAATGTTTTAAAATCATTGATATCTTTTACAAGAGTATTGAATGCCTCTTTGCTTACATACTGAGCATTCATTTTATCTACGACTTTTGAAAGCGCAAAGATCATGGTTTGCAGTTTTGCTATCTCATCTTGATTCTTCTGTACTTTTTCAGCCAGTCTGGTTTGAAACTCATGAATATTGTCAAGATTTACTCTGTTTTCTTCTTTGAATTTTTGTAATTCCAGCTTATTTTCATGAGAGCGTACACTCAGATTTTCTACAACACTTTGTATGCCGTCCACTCTTTCACGCAATGAATCAAGTTTACTGGCTTGTGATTTTGTATTTATGGCAACTTTTTTCAAAGTATCTTTTGTTTGCAAAATAACTTTTTCACTTTGAGTAAGTCCGTAGGGTGTCGGTGCAGTCAAGTCGCCTGCTCCGAACGCAGAAGGTTCAGAAGCAAACGATAAAGAAGAGACAAAAGTAAGAAGTAATAAAGTGCGTATATTACTTTTCATCACATAAAACTTATGGTAAAAGTTTAAAATTTACGCGACGGTTTTTAGCCCAGCATTCTCTTGTGTGTTCGGTACATACAGGGTTACTCTCTCCGTAACTGACCATAGAGATACGAGAAGCATCAACACCCTCAGCAACCAAAGCTTTTTTTACACTGTTTGCACGCTTGAGTCCAAGTGCGAAGTTGTACTCATCACTTCCCCACTCATCACAGTTACCTTCAAGTTTTATATTAAAAGACTTTGCAGTAGTTTTTCCAAGTTCTGCTGCAGTATCTACTTTTTCCTGCATATCAGGTCTGATGTTATACTTGTCAAAATCAAAATAGACTGTAGGAAATTTTGATTCAATTGCACCAGTACTGAACTGATTGCTGTTGAGGCTGTTTGTAGATGAACTGATTTCCGCATTTTCACCTGTTACAGTTTCAGTCATCACTTCTTCAACTTCTTGTGCTACCGGTGCCGTGACTTCTTCAGTCTTTGTGTCGACTGCCGGTTCTTTTGTACTACAACCACTGAAAACTAAAAGTGCTACTACAACACTTGAAAGAACTATACTTTTCATTATTTATTTCCTTGCTTTTAAAATTGATATATTATACCAAAAAAATGTAATAAGTGATGAACACTTACAACCTTACCAGTCCATAGATTGTATTTTTCCTGATTTTAGAGGAAAAAGATAGTTTTTATTGTGCATCAGCCGAATAATGCCAATGGCACTTTGCGATTTATAGTTTTTTATAAATATAATTGCATCACCGTCTTTGGAAAACCTTGGAAACTCATTCACTCCTGTCGCAGTGAGCCTGCGAATAAAATCAGTTTCTGTTGAGATAAGATGCAGATTAAATGTATTTGCACTAAAAGCATTTGAACTTTCACGGGCCTCATAGACTACATAATGTCCTTGCGCACTGCATGAAGAGTTTGCTTTTCCATAATAAACCAGCTGCTCTACAAGTCCGTTGTCCAATCTCTTGGAAAAGACATTGGGATAGCCTAAACGGGATGAAATAAAAATAATTTTATCATCTCCCATAAACTGTCCGTTTACATCTATTCCGCTGTATGAGGTAATTCTTTTATATTTTTTTGTCTCTGTATTGTAAAGATAAATATCCGGCTGACCGTCTCTTGCCATTGTCAGCAGCAGCTTTTTTCCGTCTTCGCTGACATCTGAACATACCATCATCCCGTCAGAAGATATGATGTTTTTCACTTTTGCAGTTTTAATATCAACATGCTTCAAAGTAGGTTCAAAAGAATCCAGTGATGTATAATAAAATGCAGTTTGTGCTTTGTTTGCCCATTTTGGAAAGATATTCAATCCGCCTGAGATGATTACATGCTGGTAGGAGAGTGTATAGTCCGCAATAATAATTTCACTTTTTTTAGGTGCAACTATACGGGAAAATATAACTTTTCTCTTCATCCATCCAACAGAAGGCTCACCCATAAACTCATTGATATCATAAGCCATGGCATGAGAGATAAACATATAAATATTTTTGTTGTTTACTCTGTATCGCTTTGAAAAGACTACTTCATTTTGGTGAAACAGAATCATTTCGATATTTAAAGCTTTGTTGTCATCCTCAAACAGTTTATAGCGCAAAACATAATTCATATCTTTATTGGCGACAAGTACATTTGTATCATCAAAATCGGCAAACCTGTGATGCCTGTCAACATTAAATAGAGAAATAACATTTAAATCTGCTACAAGAGACTTAAAAAAACGCAGCTTAAATGTGTCATTATAGCTGAGCGACGCATCTTCAACTGCCAAGGAAGGCAAAGAGTCTGCTTTTTTCACTACTTCTATAGTTGCATCACCTGCAAAAGCCAGGCTGATTAAAATGAACAAAGAAAAAAATATTTTCAAAATCTACTCCTTAGAAATTAATATAACAATCGTTCTGCTCGGTCTGTTTTTCGGGTTGACAGGAAAGACAACATTTTTCAATCGTTCTTTAATCCTGTCTGCTTCTTCATTGAGTGCTTCATTGTTAGAATAACTCAGTATTCTAAAATCAATAAGTTTGCCAAAAGGGTCAAGTTCGATTACTGTTTTTACACTGTTGCCCTCACTGTTTTGCGGCACATTAAAATGTTGATAAACAATATCCTGAATTTTAGCCAAATATTCATTAACTTCATTCGCAGCAGATGTTGCTTCATTTTTTGACGGATCATGGCTTGCCTGAAGTGTACTGATCTTTTGTGTTACAGACTCTCTCTCTTCTTCTTTTGTGGGCCTGATTTTTCTTGTAATCTGTTCTATCCGTCTTTTATTATCGGTTTTTTTAACTTTTTTTACACTGTTGTCTATTTTCTTTGTCCATACATCACTGAATAGATTATTGATATCTATGTTTTTTACAGCTTTTTTAGTTGCGGGAACTGTTTTGGAACTTTTCTTTTTCAGCGGGTGCTTTGTATTTGTAACATTGATTGAAACAGAGATATAATTTTCTTTTTTATAGCCATATGCTTTTGTTTTGGAAGCATTAAACATCATATAAAGAAATGAGAATAAAAAAAATGCAAAAAGAGAGAGTGACAAAAAGCCACTTATATAAAAATAACGGCTGTTGTTATCCATTTGTAGCTAAAGATACCTCAGTGAAACCGGCTTGTTTAACCGCAGCAAGCACTGACATAACTATACCATAGTCCAAACGTTTATCTGCACTGATTAATACAGTTGCTTTTTTATTTAACTTTCTTGCATACAATGAAAAATTATCCATAAAAGCATTTAAGAGATAGATATCTTTATTGACTTTTATATTTCTTTCTTTGTCTATTGTTATATGTACAGGAGGAATCTTCGAGAGTTGCTCGGTTGTTGAGCCCTGTGGCAGTTTTATATTCTCTTCATAAATGATATTTGGAGCAATAACCATCAAAACAACGAGCAGTACAAGCATTACGTCAACAAGGGGAGTAATGTTGAGCTCTGGTTTTTCTTCCCAATCATACAGCACTGTTTTACGCCTTACGTGCTAAAATCGCATCACTTTGCATTTGTATATAACTGATAAGTTCATAAGAGTTTCTTTTCAAAACCTGATGATATGTATACGCAAATATTGCCACAAATATACCCGATGCAGTAGCGACGAGTGCATCCGAAACGCCGCTGGCAATAATTGACATACCCCCGCTGTTTTGTCCGATATGTGAAAAAGTATCCAGTATAGAGACCACTGTACCAAAAAGTCCGATAAAAGGAGAAGTAGAAGCAAAAACAGAGAGTACGGAAAGTCCTTTTGTTGCTTCTTTTGTCGCAGCAAGCATTCCGAGTCCTAAAACTTCTTTTGAAACAACATTACTGGTTTTTATAAAATTATTTAAAAAAGAGTTTTCATTTACAGTAGTAGCTCCAAGTAAAAGTGATTCAAGAGAAGCACTTTCACGAGAAAGCCAGTTATTAAGAGAAAAATAGCGGTAAAAAAACACCCAGTTCAATACTATAAAGTATAAAGAGAGCAGTAGCAATACTCCGAGAGTCACAGGGTGGCTTTTTAGATAAAAATCTATTAAATTATTAATCATACGGTTACTATATTAACTTTTGTGCGGCAGATTCAATTTTTGCTGATACTGATGCAATAGCAGTGCTTGAATCTGCAATTTCATTAATAAGTTTTTTCGCTGCATCAAGTGCCTGCGCAATCTCAGATTCAGTTTCACCGCG
Encoded proteins:
- a CDS encoding FKBP-type peptidyl-prolyl cis-trans isomerase, translated to MAIQDNQIVSMEYEVRDGDQIVDSNKGGAPLVFMFGKGQIIPGLENGIKDMNTGDKADILVKAADAYGEYNADATQEVPKEQFAGIDLTEGMTLYGQGEDGGTVQVTVKEIKDDTVVIDFNHPLAGKDLMFTVAINNVRDASAEEAMTGVPEENKPSDEEGCCGTGGGSGCGCN
- a CDS encoding tetratricopeptide repeat protein, which translates into the protein MKSNIRTLLLLTFVSSLSFASEPSAFGAGDLTAPTPYGLTQSEKVILQTKDTLKKVAINTKSQASKLDSLRERVDGIQSVVENLSVRSHENKLELQKFKEENRVNLDNIHEFQTRLAEKVQKNQDEIAKLQTMIFALSKVVDKMNAQYVSKEAFNTLVKDINDFKTLIAKEMQSRKKSVKPRKISSAQLYNQAKANFDKRYYTKAIQNYKELIKRKYKPAYAHYMIGEMNFKRKNYAQAISYFKKSASLYDKASYMPKLLLHTAIAMDKTGDKAHAKAFYNAVIAKYPHSKEAKEAKKHLG
- the pal gene encoding peptidoglycan-associated lipoprotein Pal, which encodes MKSIVLSSVVVALLVFSGCSTKEPAVDTKTEEVTAPVAQEVEEVMTETVTGENAEISSSTNSLNSNQFSTGAIESKFPTVYFDFDKYNIRPDMQEKVDTAAELGKTTAKSFNIKLEGNCDEWGSDEYNFALGLKRANSVKKALVAEGVDASRISMVSYGESNPVCTEHTRECWAKNRRVNFKLLP
- the tolB gene encoding Tol-Pal system protein TolB encodes the protein MKIFFSLFILISLAFAGDATIEVVKKADSLPSLAVEDASLSYNDTFKLRFFKSLVADLNVISLFNVDRHHRFADFDDTNVLVANKDMNYVLRYKLFEDDNKALNIEMILFHQNEVVFSKRYRVNNKNIYMFISHAMAYDINEFMGEPSVGWMKRKVIFSRIVAPKKSEIIIADYTLSYQHVIISGGLNIFPKWANKAQTAFYYTSLDSFEPTLKHVDIKTAKVKNIISSDGMMVCSDVSEDGKKLLLTMARDGQPDIYLYNTETKKYKRITSYSGIDVNGQFMGDDKIIFISSRLGYPNVFSKRLDNGLVEQLVYYGKANSSCSAQGHYVVYEARESSNAFSANTFNLHLISTETDFIRRLTATGVNEFPRFSKDGDAIIFIKNYKSQSAIGIIRLMHNKNYLFPLKSGKIQSMDW
- a CDS encoding TonB C-terminal domain-containing protein, with amino-acid sequence MDNNSRYFYISGFLSLSLFAFFLFSFLYMMFNASKTKAYGYKKENYISVSINVTNTKHPLKKKSSKTVPATKKAVKNIDINNLFSDVWTKKIDNSVKKVKKTDNKRRIEQITRKIRPTKEEERESVTQKISTLQASHDPSKNEATSAANEVNEYLAKIQDIVYQHFNVPQNSEGNSVKTVIELDPFGKLIDFRILSYSNNEALNEEADRIKERLKNVVFPVNPKNRPSRTIVILISKE
- a CDS encoding ExbD/TolR family protein, with protein sequence MLYDWEEKPELNITPLVDVMLVLLVVLMVIAPNIIYEENIKLPQGSTTEQLSKIPPVHITIDKERNIKVNKDIYLLNAFMDNFSLYARKLNKKATVLISADKRLDYGIVMSVLAAVKQAGFTEVSLATNG
- a CDS encoding MotA/TolQ/ExbB proton channel family protein yields the protein MINNLIDFYLKSHPVTLGVLLLLSLYFIVLNWVFFYRYFSLNNWLSRESASLESLLLGATTVNENSFLNNFIKTSNVVSKEVLGLGMLAATKEATKGLSVLSVFASTSPFIGLFGTVVSILDTFSHIGQNSGGMSIIASGVSDALVATASGIFVAIFAYTYHQVLKRNSYELISYIQMQSDAILARKA